CCGTTAAATGACTCTTGGTATCGTAGAGGTCTTCCGTATAAGCCGGCGCGCCCATTGCGAGGCGGATGCCGTCCTTTTTGTCATAAGATTTACCGATCACCTTCATACACTATACCTCCAAATACTGGCGAATGCCGCGGAGCTGGCCTTCGTAGCCTGTGCAGCGGCAGAGATTGCCGTTGAGATAGTTTTTGATCTGGTCGTCTGTGGCGCCTTTGCCAAGTTCTTTTTTCATGCCGAGGATTGAGAGGACGAGGCCGGGGCTGCAGAATCCGCACTGCTCGACGCCTTCACCTACAAGGGCAGAGGCGACTTTTTTCGCTTCTTCGCCGGCGCCTTCGATGGTGGTGACCTCGTGACCATCGGCACGGGCACTTAAATAAGAGCAGGACAGGACGGGCTTGCCTTCCACCAGAACGGTGCAGAGGCCGCAGGAGCCGGTGTCGCAGCCGCGCTTGACGCTCTTGAAGCCGAGGCTGCGGAGGGTTTC
The sequence above is drawn from the Desulforhopalus sp. genome and encodes:
- a CDS encoding 2Fe-2S iron-sulfur cluster-binding protein, which codes for MTVNGKKRTAEISPDDFLLETLRSLGFKSVKRGCDTGSCGLCTVLVEGKPVLSCSYLSARADGHEVTTIEGAGEEAKKVASALVGEGVEQCGFCSPGLVLSILGMKKELGKGATDDQIKNYLNGNLCRCTGYEGQLRGIRQYLEV